The Juglans regia cultivar Chandler chromosome 10, Walnut 2.0, whole genome shotgun sequence genome includes the window ttattttttaacgattagttaattttaataaaatgataacttataattaaaattaattacaaataatcttttaattgtaataaattcatcataaaaatctatttttcttataatataccACTAAAAAGTATTAATTAGAACACGATTACGCTTGTAAATAATAATTGGGATTGACTAATATTGCAGATACGTTAATTAGTTTATTGATAATTAAGTTGATCTctattatatatcatgtgtgtgtgaataattaaaatgaagTAGGATTcatgctgtatatatatatacaagcgaATAGCACATGACCTGAtcatcatgtttaattaatggtcaattatattataaacagCTGAAAAATCTCATGACTTGATCATTTAAACGTCGGAGTACGTTACACCTAACCAATGAATTACCACTTATAACatgcagtactagtactactgaaTTAATTGGATGCATGAACTTCGATCTTATTCTGCTGATAATTGGCATATACGTTTCTTATTCTTTCAAATGAATGAATTTTTTGGATAACGCCCCAATCTTATACTAGCCAAGACTCGCAATGACTTTCATTCCATGGCTTTTCGTCCATCGATCGCTGAGtcacccacccacccacacacacacacacacacacacatatatatatatatatatatatatatatatatatatacagaagaTCATTGGGTGGTTCCACCATATTAAATAATGGCTAGTATTTTGATCACAAGAATTAGCGCACATGATACATGatgatgtacgtacgtacattgaCGTTTCTACGAGAGGAGAGGAATTCCTATTTCTCACTCAATGGCAAGAATATTAAATCATGGTCAAgcaaataaaatgagaattgaaTCAAGACCCAATGACAAGAAACATTTTTAGAGGAGAAAGCTGGAtcatattgtttttttcttttttcgttttttctcAGATTAGGTTCATGATATcttacagctagctagctttccaGCCCTTCTTGTCAAAGAGGGAGAAACAAAATCTTACAACTATTTCAGAAGCCTTTTTACCACCACAAGATCATTACATGATGTGAGCAAATTAAGGTTGTGAGactacttctatatatataaagcatcaAGAGTACTAAAAAAAAGGCCTCTAGTGTCTATAGAGATTGTCAGCTGTTAATGTTCTTCCCATGGCTTCGCAACTACATGCTTGAGTACTattctgaaaccctaaatggcaGCACAGACGTCCTACACTTTCACTAACATTCCCAAACCACTGGCACTGGATCGAAacctgttgttgttgtttttgttgctGCTTCGGCTCGTTTATGTTGGGAGACGGAATTTGAGGCTGATAGGGCAGCCCTATGGAGAGTTCAAGGTTGAGTTCTGGAAACACTTCCTCCGTGGTCACTCCACTGCTACTATTCGATTCTTCAGCAGATTGAGTTCGGACTTTCACGTTGGCATTATTAATAGTGCCATTCATTGGATTCTTGAATTCAGGCACTTGGATGAATGAAGCCATATAATTCTGCACTTCAAAGAGATCAGAGCTCTtactgttgttgttgttgttgctattGTTTGTACTTGTTTTGTCATTGATAACGTTTGTGGTGGTGGCTGGGTTGACTGGACGATGAGTTTGAGGATCGATTCCACGGCTGCAAAGCTTTCTTTTGATGTGTGTGTTCCAATAATTCTTGATCTCATTATCAGTTCTTCCTGGTAGGCGCGCAGCAATAAGAGACCATCTGAAAGAtgcaaatggtaaaaatatttagaaaaatacttaattatcgAAACCCAGATGGATTCTGCTCGTTCTTTTTTCTTGGCAGATTCTCATCCTCGTGTCGAAAGGAGGGTTTTAAGTCCAATATAGAGGCTTAATTTAACTAAGCGCGCACAAGGTAGACAACATTGTTTGGGATTAAATTAATAGTATTCTAACttttaaaagtgaaaaaatcaaaagcaggattaatgttttctgaaatttataaattaggaAGTATATATAATGAACCAAAACGACACAAAAAAGTTTGAAGGGAATACTCATTGCGTACTTGTTTCCAAGTAAGTTGTGAAGGTGGATGATGAGTTCATCTTCCTCATCAGTGAAGTTTCCTCTCTTAAGATCAGGCCTGAGGTAGTTTATCCACCTCAGTCTGCAACTCTTGCCACATCTAGGCAAACCTACATGGTTGAAACCAGCAATCCTTAGAACAACCCAAAATCTATGGTGTGTGTGAAAGAGAAAGATCAGAGAGGGAGAAAGGTGGGAATTAAAGTTACCTGCAGCTTTTGGAAGAGATCTCCAACAGCCTTCCCCATGAACTTTGATGTAGTTAATGAGGAGTTCATCTTCCTCTTTGGTCCATGCTCCTTTGTTGGTGTGTTCTTTCTGACAACAAGGAGATCTGCCCATGGTTTTGTTGGTTGttagaaagggagagaaaaaagagaaaccTGCGGTGAATGGAGGTGGAAAAGGAGTTTGGGGGAAAAGGAGGAAGAAGGAATATAAACGGGAGGTGGTGGAAAGAGCAGGATGGAGAAGGTGCAATTGACTCGGGACCCCTTTTTTTCTTACAAGATGTAAAGCGGGGGGAGTGTATTTGACCGAGTTGGTGAGGATCGACGAGTGGTTGCAATTAAGTTAGTGCTCGATTTGGTAGGTAGCTCTAtgttttatgttgtttttttttttggaaattcttttgtattttgtacttttccctttttttttttctcaaatttatctcCAAACTTTTAGAACTCTCAATTTACCTCCCAAACTATGAAATTTACTGGATTTACTCCCCCAATTTATTACCAAGCTAAAATATGTTTACACCCAAGCTAGACACGTGagcaatacatatatatatattttttagaaatgatatatataatcatgaaatGTGTAAGTAACGTAcaattcttttagaaaaaaatgagtaaatagaggatctatatgaaaaaaattaattttttaatagtgatccTCACTCTTTTTTCAAACGATTATAGTATACTTGCgcacttcacgactgtatgtagcattactttttttttcaagttatatatgaaattaaaaatatgataataaataaataaataattattgacTGACCACCACCAATTTCGCTAGACATGATCGACAAAGCGAGATTTCTCTTTAGTTATGCCTATTCAATCTATTTCAATGTGCTCTTCAATCcccatttttcaataattttggttgccccaaaaggaaaataataaattatcttcattttatttttctaatgtaGTCATGATCTTTGTAAgggtttttttcccctttatctTAACGGGTCTGAGAATGACAACTAAGAAAATAAGAAGCGAATGCTCAACCTAGAACAAGTAGACTCTTCGGCTTGGCCTATGGGTAGACTCCCTTGGACGCAACCTTCATAAGGGAGGGTACTGCAGGGCAATGAAACTCGCCGACTTGGAGATCCCTAGAACAGTATCCAGCCCTTGAGTGCCTGTCCGCGTAAATGCGCGGGAAGTAAGGGGGACCCTCGATCCTTTAACATAGACACGTCGACGGACCACTAAGGACGTCAGCAAGTTGAGAAAAATTAGGAAACTACTCCGCATTAATAGCACCACTACCTGAGCTATACTCCATATTAATGACATCGTCGTAAAGCCACACCACCGTATTAAATGACTCTAACAAAAGGAATAGTATGAACAACACAAACTTCATAGGAACATACACGATCAGTCCTCCTAGACtcatggtataaatagcaatttttgttttttaaagagTTGGAGCCATATGTCCAATAGTGACTcatctctaattttattaataaactcttacttatggcggaggaacaACCttaattacatcaaagaatTA containing:
- the LOC109019965 gene encoding myb-related protein 308-like, producing MGRSPCCQKEHTNKGAWTKEEDELLINYIKVHGEGCWRSLPKAAGLPRCGKSCRLRWINYLRPDLKRGNFTDEEDELIIHLHNLLGNKWSLIAARLPGRTDNEIKNYWNTHIKRKLCSRGIDPQTHRPVNPATTTNVINDKTSTNNSNNNNNSKSSDLFEVQNYMASFIQVPEFKNPMNGTINNANVKVRTQSAEESNSSSGVTTEEVFPELNLELSIGLPYQPQIPSPNINEPKQQQKQQQQVSIQCQWFGNVSESVGRLCCHLGFQNSTQACSCEAMGRTLTADNLYRH